The following coding sequences are from one Triticum aestivum cultivar Chinese Spring chromosome 5A, IWGSC CS RefSeq v2.1, whole genome shotgun sequence window:
- the LOC123105982 gene encoding flavonoid O-methyltransferase-like protein Os11g0303600 codes for MAAEMTVPSDAQLIKAQADLQRHSLTYLTSMSLRCAIELGIPTAIHRLGGTASLPDLMAALSLPPPKEPFLSRVLRLLAKSDALACTEDGVYSLTPLSYILVDGVLIDGEARQIAFPLAVTSRYHMESGLGLADWFKNDRALPVPSPFEHVHAAAPFDESMTLLDPETDKLFYEALAAHDHMGIGTVVRECRGLFNGLQSLTDCCGGDGTTARAIVKAFPHIKCNVLDLPKVIEKVPSDGVVNYVAGDMFHTVPPAQAVMLKLVLHFWSDEDCIKILAQCKKAIPSREMGGKVIIIDIVLGSSLETISETELLMDMLMFICTRGRQRDEKEWSTIFTKAGFSDYKIVKKLGHRGVIEVYP; via the exons ATGGCGGCTGAGATGACAGTCCCCAGCGACGCCCAGCTGATCAAGGCGCAGGCTGACCTGCAGCGCCACAGCCTCACCTACCTCACGTCCATGTCACTCAGGTGCGCCATCGAGCTCGGCATCCCGACGGCGATCCACCGCCTCGGCGGCACCGCGTCGTTGCCCGACCTCATGGCCGCGCTGTCCCTTCCGCCACCCAAGGAGCCGTTTCTCAGCCGCGTGCTGCGGCTGCTGGCCAAATCCGACGCCCTGGCGTGCACCGAAGACGGGGTCTACAGCCTGACCCCGCTGTCCTACATCCTTGTGGACGGCGTACTCATCGACGGCGAGGCTAGGCAGATTGCCTTCCCGCTGGCCGTGACCTCGCGGTACCACATGGAGTCAGGTTTAGGCCTGGCCGATTGGTTCAAGAATGATCGTGCCCTACCAGTGCCATCTCCCTTTGAGCATGTGCACGCGGCAGCGCCCTTCGACGAGAGCATGACGCTCCTCGATCCTGAGACCGACAAGCTGTTCTATGAGGCTTTGGCCGCCCATGACCATATGGGGATCGGCACGGTTGTGCGGGAATGCCGTGGCCTCTTCAATGGCCTGCAGTCGCTCACCGACTGCTGTGGTGGTGATGGGACGACGGCCAGGGCCATCGTCAAGGCCTTCCCGCATATCAAGTGCAATGTGTTGGACCTTCCAAAAGTGATCGAGAAAGTCCCGAGTGATGGTGTTGTTAACTATGTCGCTGGTGATATGTTCCATACCGTCCCACCAGCTCAAGCCGTGATGCTCAAG CTTGTTCTACACTTCTGGAGCGACGAGGATTGCATCAAGATCCTCGCTCAATGCAAGAAGGCCATACCTTCCCGAGAAATGGGAGGAAAAGTGATCATCATAGACATAGTGCTTGGATCTTCTCTAGAGACAATATCTGAAACCGAACTGCTGATGGACATGCTGATGTTCATATGTACCAGAGGACGGCAACGGGATGAAAAGGAGTGGAGCACGATCTTTACGAAAGCAGGGTTTAGCGACTATAAGATTGTCAAGAAACTTGGCCATCGAGGTGTCATCGAGGTATATCCATAA